A genomic segment from Tuwongella immobilis encodes:
- a CDS encoding type IV pilus modification PilV family protein yields MKSNPLHNRTIRRAGLSLIEVIVALSIFLFAFIAVGQLINLSSDSAREISYQSDGIRIAQSTLAQVVAGILPLETVTDSSVEDESPWTYSIDCEQQSVANLWKVTVTAKRPRPGGTTVEVPLTQLVLDPSVRGGIGSSSSSSSESGTTAP; encoded by the coding sequence ATGAAATCGAATCCTCTCCACAATCGAACGATTCGCCGAGCGGGACTTTCGCTCATTGAAGTCATTGTGGCCTTGTCGATCTTCCTGTTCGCGTTCATTGCCGTGGGGCAGCTCATCAATTTGAGTTCCGATTCGGCCCGCGAAATCAGCTATCAGTCGGATGGGATCCGAATCGCGCAATCGACATTGGCCCAAGTGGTTGCGGGAATTCTGCCGTTGGAAACCGTCACCGATTCCAGCGTGGAAGATGAATCGCCTTGGACCTATTCGATCGATTGCGAACAGCAATCGGTGGCCAATCTTTGGAAAGTGACCGTGACGGCGAAGCGGCCGCGTCCGGGGGGTACCACGGTCGAAGTCCCCCTGACGCAGTTGGTCCTCGATCCCTCGGTTCGGGGTGGCATTGGTTCGAGTAGTTCTTCCAGTTCCGAATCGGGTACCACGGCACCGTAA
- a CDS encoding type II secretion system F family protein, whose translation MPDFSYEAMSATGTRATGVVTAVNEREAMVILDGRGLMPLKLTEQKSASARKSNKKLKGRVVATFFSQLADLLHSGVPLLRSLELIERQSQNAVLTEVIREVRQKVADGQNIADAMAEFPNAFDELAVSMVRAGMEGGFLEDVLKRIAVFTEQQEDLKSKVIGALAYPVFLAVVGFVVLNVLVIFFVPRFEPIFARLAEKNELPSLTEYLLATSHFLQNHGWWLVLLAFGAFQAFRRWAKTESGRMITDRARLKIPGAGKIYLSLSLSRFTRILGTLLHNGIPILAALKIAKDSTGNKVLSLAIEQSAENITAGNSLAKPLGACPYFPRDVVEMVTIAEESNSLETVLINIADSLEKRTSRNLELFVRLLEPVMLLVMAAVTLLVVAGLLLPVFKMSSAVG comes from the coding sequence ATGCCAGATTTTTCCTACGAAGCGATGTCGGCCACCGGAACCCGCGCCACCGGCGTGGTGACGGCGGTGAACGAACGCGAAGCCATGGTGATCCTCGATGGCCGCGGATTGATGCCGCTGAAGCTGACCGAGCAAAAGTCGGCATCCGCCCGGAAATCGAACAAGAAGCTCAAAGGGCGTGTGGTTGCGACGTTCTTTTCTCAGTTGGCGGATCTGCTGCACTCCGGCGTGCCGTTGCTGCGCTCGCTCGAATTGATCGAACGACAGTCGCAAAATGCGGTGCTGACCGAAGTGATTCGGGAAGTGCGGCAGAAAGTCGCCGATGGTCAAAACATCGCCGATGCAATGGCCGAGTTCCCCAACGCCTTCGATGAACTCGCCGTTAGCATGGTTCGCGCGGGGATGGAAGGCGGCTTCCTGGAAGATGTGCTGAAGCGCATCGCCGTGTTTACCGAACAGCAGGAAGATTTGAAGTCAAAGGTCATCGGTGCGCTGGCGTATCCGGTGTTCCTGGCGGTGGTTGGGTTCGTGGTGTTGAACGTGCTGGTGATCTTCTTCGTGCCGCGATTCGAGCCGATTTTCGCGCGATTGGCCGAGAAGAACGAACTGCCCAGCCTGACGGAATATCTGCTGGCCACCAGCCACTTTCTGCAAAATCACGGGTGGTGGTTGGTGCTGCTGGCGTTTGGCGCGTTCCAGGCGTTTCGCCGGTGGGCCAAGACGGAATCGGGGCGGATGATCACTGATCGCGCTCGGCTGAAGATTCCCGGCGCGGGCAAAATTTATCTCAGCCTGTCGTTGTCCCGATTCACGCGGATTCTTGGGACGCTGCTGCACAACGGCATCCCGATTTTGGCGGCACTGAAGATCGCCAAAGACTCCACCGGGAACAAGGTGCTGTCTCTGGCGATTGAGCAATCGGCGGAGAATATCACCGCCGGGAACTCCCTGGCCAAGCCGTTGGGGGCGTGCCCGTACTTCCCCCGCGATGTGGTGGAGATGGTGACAATCGCGGAAGAATCGAATAGCTTGGAAACGGTGCTCATCAATATCGCAGACAGTTTGGAGAAGCGGACCAGCCGCAACTTGGAGCTGTTTGTTCGATTGTTAGAGCCCGTGATGTTGTTGGTGATGGCCGCTGTCACCTTGTTGGTGGTGGCGGGGTTGTTGTTGCCAGTGTTCAAGATGTCCAGCGCAGTTGGCTAA
- a CDS encoding thiol-disulfide oxidoreductase DCC family protein has translation MATMMESQADAASSSANVGTQPQVTVFYDGLCPLCSREINHYRKVVRDGSIGYVDISEPTFDAAAFGLDPVQVHRHLHVVDASGKVFKGVDSFLKLWPHVPGMRWLAPLVGTWGIRHLAKLGYAVFARIRPLLPKRKRDNCDTGTCER, from the coding sequence ATGGCGACCATGATGGAATCACAAGCCGATGCGGCGAGTTCCTCCGCGAACGTGGGGACTCAACCGCAGGTGACGGTTTTTTATGACGGACTTTGTCCGCTTTGCTCGCGAGAAATCAATCACTATCGCAAAGTCGTGCGCGATGGGTCGATTGGCTATGTGGATATTTCCGAGCCAACCTTCGATGCGGCGGCTTTCGGGTTAGATCCGGTGCAGGTGCATCGTCATTTACATGTCGTCGATGCATCGGGGAAGGTGTTCAAAGGGGTTGATTCGTTCCTGAAGCTCTGGCCGCATGTGCCGGGGATGCGCTGGTTGGCCCCGCTGGTGGGGACGTGGGGCATTCGGCATCTGGCGAAACTGGGCTATGCCGTGTTTGCTCGCATCCGCCCGCTGTTGCCCAAACGCAAACGCGACAATTGCGATACCGGGACGTGCGAGCGATAA
- a CDS encoding prepilin-type N-terminal cleavage/methylation domain-containing protein, whose product MQSTRIRQSSRSPRRAFTLLEVTLVVALLLILAVLVLPSMEAMYGNVRVTAASDQIRAAWAEARAAALDAGISYRFGIIPEEGRYRIAPDTPESWDGSGGTGDSVSTTAEGITLVTREGKLPDRVVFDVENGGLTTTTAGALPDTSGTTATPVPDGGSWTRVATFQPDGTCREDVEVIISMPSQPRVKIRLRGLTGSVSTQVLPMSRGGP is encoded by the coding sequence ATGCAATCCACCCGGATTCGACAATCTTCTCGCTCGCCTCGTCGCGCATTTACCTTGCTGGAAGTCACGTTGGTGGTGGCCTTGCTGCTGATCCTGGCAGTGCTGGTCCTTCCATCCATGGAAGCCATGTACGGGAATGTGCGTGTCACGGCGGCATCGGATCAAATTCGCGCGGCCTGGGCCGAGGCTCGCGCCGCCGCCTTGGATGCGGGAATCAGCTACCGATTTGGCATTATTCCCGAAGAAGGACGCTATCGCATTGCACCCGATACCCCGGAATCGTGGGATGGCTCAGGCGGCACCGGCGACTCGGTCAGCACCACCGCCGAGGGAATTACCCTGGTGACCCGCGAAGGCAAACTGCCGGATCGCGTCGTGTTCGATGTCGAAAATGGCGGGCTTACCACCACGACCGCCGGCGCGTTGCCCGATACCAGCGGCACCACGGCGACCCCAGTGCCCGATGGCGGCAGTTGGACCCGAGTGGCGACCTTTCAACCGGATGGTACCTGTCGGGAAGATGTCGAAGTCATCATCAGCATGCCCAGTCAGCCGCGCGTGAAAATTCGGCTGCGAGGCTTGACCGGCTCGGTGAGCACACAAGTGCTGCCCATGTCCCGAGGTGGCCCATGA
- a CDS encoding type II secretion system protein GspG — MRIMNQSIRRSNRRAAFTLMEVLVVVAILVVLAGVGGVIFLRVQEDQYRKLAGTQLKALTAAAMSYASSHGDELPETLAELVAPSDGGRPYLEQKALLDPWNRPYQYNREGQNNAAKGQPDIWSTGPNPNDPSGMIGNW, encoded by the coding sequence ATGCGTATCATGAATCAATCGATTCGTCGCTCGAATCGACGTGCTGCCTTCACCCTGATGGAAGTGCTGGTGGTGGTGGCCATTCTGGTCGTGTTGGCCGGTGTCGGCGGGGTGATCTTCCTGCGCGTGCAAGAAGACCAATACCGCAAACTGGCGGGCACGCAACTGAAGGCATTGACCGCCGCCGCCATGAGCTATGCCAGCTCGCACGGCGATGAACTGCCGGAAACACTCGCCGAGTTGGTGGCGCCGTCGGATGGCGGTCGGCCGTACTTGGAACAAAAGGCGCTGCTCGACCCGTGGAATCGCCCGTATCAGTACAACCGCGAAGGCCAGAACAATGCTGCCAAAGGACAACCGGATATTTGGTCCACTGGACCGAATCCGAATGATCCATCGGGCATGATTGGGAATTGGTAA
- a CDS encoding type II secretion system protein GspK: protein MRRSLVQSRRQSAPRQSGFVLVAVLVVVVLLSLAAYQFSELMTAETRAANRIVRIAQARALAESGIHYAAAILADSESLQSVAGGNPFDNESAFKDVIVVSNSVPRLQGRFTLIAVNDTDDFSGTTSYRYGVTDEAARINLNTLLAVDSSGEVGKNLLLKLPNMSEEAANSILDWIDTDEEPRTGGAESTSYAGGSPSYRAKNGPLDSLEELLYVRNVTPSLLFGNDRNRNGRLDSGEDSTGILDRGWLPYLTIYSREQNIASDGTARIFLNDSAFSDLQTKLETAVGAELANYILLYRLYGGTTTMPSGQTRQGSSSEAASTVKSLIGGNPQAKVSISSLFDLVDSMVVVPGQRNAPSTVFNSPLSSKNADSLRETMPKLFDFATTRQDTELPGRININTVSKTVLAALPGLDETKVQSLIDKRPQPNSTESTDPVYSSPSWLISEANLDAATCRTLERYITTQTQVYRVQAVGTFDSGGPSARIEAVIDTNQGYPRIVSWRDLSELGKGFELSSSN from the coding sequence ATGAGACGATCGCTTGTGCAATCTCGGCGACAATCGGCTCCGCGACAATCGGGATTTGTCCTGGTCGCCGTGTTGGTCGTTGTGGTGCTGTTGTCGTTGGCGGCGTACCAATTTTCGGAATTGATGACTGCCGAGACGCGGGCGGCGAATCGGATTGTCCGCATCGCTCAAGCGCGAGCGCTGGCGGAATCCGGCATCCACTACGCGGCGGCGATTCTAGCCGATTCGGAATCGCTGCAAAGTGTCGCCGGCGGGAATCCGTTTGATAACGAAAGTGCATTCAAAGATGTGATCGTTGTCTCCAATAGTGTGCCGCGATTGCAAGGGCGGTTCACGCTGATTGCGGTCAACGATACCGACGATTTTTCGGGCACAACCTCGTACCGCTACGGGGTTACCGACGAAGCCGCGCGGATCAATCTGAATACGCTGCTGGCGGTGGATAGCTCCGGCGAAGTGGGCAAGAATCTGCTGCTGAAGTTGCCCAATATGAGCGAAGAGGCGGCGAATTCGATTCTCGATTGGATCGATACCGACGAGGAACCTCGCACCGGTGGCGCGGAAAGCACCAGCTACGCGGGTGGCTCGCCGTCGTATCGTGCGAAGAATGGGCCGCTCGATTCGTTGGAAGAATTGCTCTATGTTCGCAATGTCACGCCGTCGCTGTTGTTCGGCAATGATCGCAACCGCAACGGCCGACTCGATTCTGGGGAGGATTCCACGGGGATTCTCGATCGCGGTTGGCTGCCGTACCTGACGATTTACAGCCGCGAGCAGAACATTGCCAGCGATGGAACGGCCCGCATTTTCCTCAATGATTCCGCGTTCAGCGATCTGCAAACCAAGCTGGAGACGGCGGTTGGCGCGGAGTTGGCCAACTACATTTTGCTCTATCGTCTCTACGGTGGTACGACGACGATGCCTTCCGGCCAAACGCGGCAAGGCAGTAGCAGCGAAGCCGCCTCCACGGTCAAATCGCTGATTGGGGGGAATCCGCAGGCAAAGGTCTCGATTTCGTCGCTATTCGATCTGGTCGATTCGATGGTGGTGGTGCCCGGCCAGCGGAATGCGCCATCGACCGTGTTCAATTCGCCGCTGTCGAGCAAAAATGCCGATTCGCTTCGTGAGACGATGCCGAAACTGTTTGATTTTGCCACGACGCGGCAAGACACCGAGCTGCCCGGTCGCATCAACATCAATACGGTCAGCAAAACCGTGCTCGCCGCGCTGCCGGGTTTGGACGAAACCAAGGTTCAGTCCTTGATTGACAAGCGTCCGCAGCCGAATTCGACTGAATCGACTGATCCGGTTTACAGTTCGCCGTCGTGGTTGATTTCCGAGGCCAACTTGGATGCCGCCACTTGCCGCACGCTGGAACGGTACATCACCACTCAAACGCAAGTGTATCGGGTGCAAGCG
- a CDS encoding GspE/PulE family protein: MSLLDQLREKNLISDVDVPRAVEALSTAGNRSPLEILVERGFVREEPMMNMLAEEFGLEWVDLTQVEVSPQALASMPHKLVHRRGLMPLARENGTLTVATGDPYDVNALDELQTLTGLQIYPVLASPREIARLIKTHFGVGGETVSALVQEKEGVELLEDVEADDSELAKQAQEASVVKLVNEILLEAINERASDIHIEPEETGLRIRYRIDGILQSQKLPEGIMRFQNAIISRIKIMSRLNIAEKRLPQDGRIKMRVSGREVDVRVSIIPMIHGEGIVMRLLDKGRMVFNLSSVGMMSDIYQTFKVLIDRPHGIVLVTGPTGSGKSTTLYSALNEIKDEATKIITVEDPVEYQQPGISQIQVHSKIGLTFAASLRSILRHDPDVILIGEMRDMETAQSAIQASLTGHLVFSTLHTNDSPSAFTRLIDMGIEPFLVASTVEGIMAQRLVRTICRDCKTEYHHETNDLPVDFPGAKDPGTIKLWKGAGCRACRQSGYRGRTGIHELLVSNDVIKELVVQRVNAGAIRMEAMRMGLITLRQDGWRKVLTGQTTVEEVGRVTAGDLS, from the coding sequence ATGTCACTGCTGGATCAATTGCGCGAGAAGAATCTCATTTCCGACGTGGACGTTCCGCGTGCGGTCGAGGCACTCTCCACGGCGGGCAATCGCTCCCCGTTGGAAATCCTCGTCGAGCGGGGCTTCGTCCGCGAAGAACCGATGATGAACATGCTCGCCGAAGAGTTCGGCCTGGAATGGGTCGATCTCACCCAGGTGGAAGTCTCTCCGCAGGCGCTGGCATCGATGCCACATAAGTTGGTTCACCGCCGGGGGTTAATGCCACTCGCCCGAGAGAACGGCACGCTCACCGTTGCTACCGGCGATCCGTATGATGTCAATGCGTTAGACGAGCTTCAGACACTCACCGGGCTGCAAATCTACCCGGTGCTGGCCAGCCCCCGCGAAATCGCTCGGCTCATCAAGACTCACTTCGGCGTCGGCGGCGAAACCGTTTCCGCGCTCGTGCAAGAAAAAGAAGGCGTCGAACTGCTCGAAGATGTCGAGGCCGACGACAGCGAATTGGCGAAGCAGGCCCAGGAAGCCTCCGTCGTCAAACTGGTGAACGAAATTCTGCTGGAAGCGATCAACGAACGGGCAAGCGATATTCATATTGAGCCCGAAGAGACGGGTTTGCGCATTCGGTATCGCATCGACGGCATCTTACAATCTCAGAAGCTCCCTGAAGGGATCATGCGGTTTCAGAACGCGATCATCAGCCGCATCAAAATTATGTCGCGGCTGAACATCGCCGAGAAGCGGCTTCCGCAAGATGGTCGGATCAAGATGCGAGTCAGCGGTCGGGAAGTCGATGTCCGCGTCTCGATTATTCCGATGATCCACGGCGAAGGGATCGTCATGCGACTCTTGGATAAGGGCCGCATGGTCTTTAATCTGAGCAGTGTCGGCATGATGTCCGACATTTATCAGACGTTCAAAGTGCTCATTGATCGCCCGCACGGGATTGTGCTGGTCACCGGTCCGACTGGATCGGGAAAATCGACGACTCTGTATAGCGCACTGAATGAAATTAAAGACGAAGCGACGAAGATTATTACGGTCGAAGACCCGGTTGAATATCAACAGCCGGGGATTAGCCAGATTCAAGTGCATTCGAAGATTGGTCTGACGTTTGCCGCCTCGCTGCGAAGTATTTTGCGGCACGACCCGGATGTGATCCTCATCGGGGAAATGCGGGACATGGAGACGGCCCAATCGGCGATTCAGGCATCGCTGACCGGGCACTTGGTGTTCAGCACGCTGCATACGAACGATTCGCCGAGTGCGTTTACCCGGTTGATCGATATGGGCATCGAGCCGTTTCTGGTGGCCAGTACCGTGGAAGGGATTATGGCCCAGCGGCTGGTGCGGACGATCTGCCGCGATTGTAAGACCGAATATCACCACGAAACCAACGATTTGCCCGTTGATTTTCCCGGTGCCAAAGATCCGGGGACGATCAAACTGTGGAAGGGGGCGGGCTGTCGGGCCTGTCGCCAATCGGGGTATCGGGGCCGAACCGGGATTCACGAACTGCTGGTCAGCAACGATGTCATCAAGGAATTGGTGGTGCAGCGCGTAAATGCCGGGGCCATTCGCATGGAAGCAATGCGGATGGGGCTGATTACGCTGCGGCAAGATGGCTGGCGCAAGGTGCTAACCGGTCAGACAACCGTGGAAGAAGTGGGCCGGGTGACGGCGGGCGATTTGAGCTAA
- a CDS encoding prepilin-type N-terminal cleavage/methylation domain-containing protein — MRRPANSPAMRSGFTLLEVLLASAIAALLMAGLYFAMDIQFRQVREGRDRVEQATLIRNVTQRITSDLSACLTPIAAAASGSSESSGDSSSTDAAAAALMALTDTGTAGGDLPFAVGLVGDSSYVTVFVSRVPNLESGNPDNPDAALPGDVRRVSYWLTSAAEGGLARQEEVWLTSESLRNNFDPDFASELDRIMAPEVTSASFEYYDGTDWVDSWDGSTPGDDGVTPMGPPRAIAVTLTFQFPSSPLSATATPTTKTIRHVIVLPTAPGTAAPAASESGSGTTEGSSGTGGSGTGTTP; from the coding sequence ATGCGACGCCCAGCAAATTCACCCGCGATGCGAAGCGGGTTCACGCTTTTGGAAGTGCTGCTCGCCAGCGCAATTGCCGCATTGCTGATGGCGGGACTTTATTTCGCCATGGATATTCAGTTTCGCCAGGTGCGCGAAGGGCGGGATCGCGTGGAACAAGCCACGCTGATTCGCAATGTCACCCAGCGAATCACCTCGGATTTAAGTGCCTGTCTGACGCCGATTGCCGCCGCTGCTTCCGGTAGTAGCGAAAGTAGCGGTGATTCGAGTTCGACCGATGCTGCGGCTGCGGCGCTGATGGCGCTGACCGATACCGGCACGGCGGGTGGTGATCTTCCGTTCGCGGTGGGGTTAGTCGGTGATAGCAGCTATGTGACGGTGTTCGTGAGTCGGGTGCCGAATCTCGAAAGCGGCAATCCCGATAATCCGGATGCGGCCCTGCCCGGCGATGTGCGGCGAGTTTCCTACTGGCTCACGAGCGCGGCCGAGGGGGGATTGGCTCGGCAGGAAGAAGTCTGGCTGACTTCGGAATCGCTGCGGAATAATTTCGATCCGGATTTTGCATCGGAATTGGATCGCATTATGGCACCGGAAGTGACGAGTGCCAGCTTTGAATATTACGACGGGACCGATTGGGTCGATTCGTGGGATGGTAGCACTCCGGGGGACGATGGCGTGACGCCCATGGGACCGCCGCGAGCCATTGCCGTGACGTTGACGTTTCAATTTCCGTCAAGTCCCTTAAGCGCCACCGCGACACCGACCACGAAAACGATTCGACATGTGATTGTGCTGCCCACCGCGCCCGGCACCGCCGCACCCGCAGCCTCCGAAAGCGGAAGCGGCACGACCGAAGGGAGCAGCGGAACGGGCGGCAGCGGAACGGGGACTACACCATGA